The following are from one region of the Noviherbaspirillum sedimenti genome:
- the phaC gene encoding class I poly(R)-hydroxyalkanoic acid synthase has product MNNLPPQLHPTMWMTQIADPGAFQDLFKSAQSGFDAFSVKVGDAEVKLDPAVASQLQGDYLKQFTSLWQELASDKAPALADNRFAAPEWQGNKLHAFTAAAYLLNASFLQSMADAVQAPPKVKQRIQFAVQQTIDAMSPANFFATNPEAHKKIIDTKGESLTKGISHLLADMRKGRISQSDESAFEVGRNLAMTEGAVVFENELFQLLQYRPQTATVFQKPLLLVPPCINKYYILDLQPQNSVVRHLVEQGHTVFLISWRNPDASMAQTTWDDYVDQGVIEAIHTVQEISGQKQINAFGFCVGGTLVSSALAVMAARGEKPIASLTLLTALLDFSDTGVLDVFIDEGHVRMREQTLGRGGLMKGSDMASAFSILRPNDLIWNYVKANYLKGEAPAPFDLLYWNADSTNMAGPMYAWYLRNMYLENKMKEPGSLSICGTQVDLGAIDAPTFIYGSRDDHIVPWTSAFASTRLLNPKKPERNRFVLGASGHIAGVINPPEKKKRNYWVSDTVATDADAWLASATEKPGSWWGEWADFLAEHAGKKVKAPAQYGSDAYPAIEPAPGRYVKAKA; this is encoded by the coding sequence ATGAATAATCTTCCGCCGCAATTGCACCCGACCATGTGGATGACCCAGATCGCCGATCCCGGGGCCTTCCAGGATTTGTTCAAGTCCGCCCAATCCGGATTCGACGCCTTCTCCGTCAAGGTAGGGGACGCCGAAGTCAAGCTCGATCCCGCCGTGGCGTCGCAATTGCAGGGGGATTATCTCAAGCAATTTACTTCGCTCTGGCAGGAGCTGGCATCCGACAAGGCGCCGGCACTGGCGGATAACCGTTTTGCCGCCCCGGAGTGGCAGGGTAACAAGCTGCACGCCTTTACGGCCGCAGCCTACCTGCTCAACGCCAGTTTCCTGCAGTCGATGGCCGATGCCGTGCAAGCGCCCCCCAAAGTCAAGCAGCGTATCCAGTTCGCCGTACAGCAGACCATCGACGCCATGTCGCCGGCCAATTTCTTTGCGACCAACCCGGAAGCGCATAAGAAAATCATCGACACCAAAGGCGAGAGCCTCACCAAAGGCATCAGTCATTTGCTGGCCGATATGCGCAAGGGGCGCATTTCGCAGAGCGACGAATCGGCTTTCGAAGTCGGCCGTAACCTCGCCATGACGGAAGGCGCGGTGGTGTTCGAAAATGAGCTGTTCCAGTTGCTGCAGTACCGTCCGCAGACCGCCACCGTATTCCAGAAGCCGCTGTTGCTGGTGCCGCCCTGCATCAACAAGTACTACATTCTCGACCTGCAGCCGCAAAACTCGGTGGTGCGCCACCTGGTGGAACAGGGCCATACCGTGTTCCTGATTTCCTGGCGCAATCCTGATGCCTCGATGGCGCAGACCACCTGGGATGACTATGTCGATCAAGGCGTGATCGAAGCCATCCATACCGTGCAGGAAATCTCCGGCCAGAAGCAGATCAATGCCTTCGGCTTCTGCGTTGGCGGCACCCTGGTTTCCAGCGCGCTGGCGGTCATGGCTGCGCGCGGCGAAAAGCCCATCGCCAGCCTGACCCTGCTGACGGCGCTGCTGGATTTCAGCGATACCGGTGTGCTTGACGTTTTCATCGATGAAGGCCACGTGCGCATGCGCGAACAGACCCTGGGTCGCGGCGGCCTGATGAAGGGCAGCGACATGGCGTCGGCGTTTTCCATCCTGCGGCCGAACGATCTGATCTGGAATTACGTCAAGGCCAATTACTTGAAGGGCGAGGCGCCGGCGCCGTTCGACCTGTTGTACTGGAATGCCGACAGCACCAACATGGCCGGGCCGATGTATGCCTGGTACCTGCGCAACATGTATCTTGAAAACAAGATGAAGGAGCCGGGCAGCCTGAGCATTTGTGGCACGCAGGTCGATCTTGGCGCCATCGATGCGCCCACATTCATCTATGGTTCGCGCGACGACCATATCGTGCCCTGGACATCGGCCTTCGCCTCGACGCGCCTGCTGAACCCGAAAAAGCCGGAGCGCAACCGTTTCGTGCTGGGCGCTTCCGGCCACATCGCCGGCGTCATCAATCCGCCGGAAAAGAAAAAACGCAACTACTGGGTCAGCGACACGGTGGCCACCGATGCCGACGCCTGGCTGGCATCCGCGACTGAGAAGCCCGGCAGCTGGTGGGGCGAGTGGGCCGACTTCCTCGCCGAGCATGCCGGCAAGAAGGTCAAGGCGCCGGCGCAATATGGCAGTGACGCGTACCCGGCGATCGAACCGGCCCCTGGCCGCTATGTCAAGGCCAAGGCTTGA
- the pgeF gene encoding peptidoglycan editing factor PgeF, with product MTAKPGPAVLIPDWPGMPANVGALSTLRAGGVSRAPYDDGAGGGGLNLGIHVGDDLAAVAQNRALLRSLLPAEPAWLSQVHGTVVLDAARVVGVPEADASIAMGPGAICAIMTADCLPVLFCDVRGRVVGAAHAGWRGLVAGVLENTVAAMRAAGAGEILVWLGPAIGPACFEVGEEVRQAFLAVSGEADAAFLPNINASGKYFADICHLARLVLHRQGIDNISGGGFCTVTDAARFYSYRRDRTSGRMASLIWLES from the coding sequence ATGACTGCCAAGCCAGGCCCTGCCGTGCTGATCCCGGACTGGCCGGGCATGCCTGCCAATGTCGGCGCGCTGTCCACCCTGCGCGCCGGCGGCGTGAGCCGGGCGCCGTATGACGACGGCGCCGGCGGTGGCGGCCTGAATCTGGGCATCCATGTCGGCGACGACCTTGCAGCGGTGGCGCAAAATCGCGCGCTCCTGCGGTCCTTGCTGCCAGCCGAGCCGGCCTGGCTAAGCCAGGTGCACGGCACGGTCGTGCTGGATGCCGCCCGCGTGGTGGGCGTGCCCGAAGCCGATGCCAGCATTGCCATGGGCCCCGGGGCGATATGCGCAATCATGACTGCAGATTGTTTGCCCGTATTGTTTTGCGACGTCCGGGGGCGCGTGGTCGGCGCCGCCCATGCCGGCTGGCGCGGACTGGTCGCGGGCGTGCTGGAAAATACCGTCGCCGCCATGCGCGCGGCGGGCGCCGGCGAGATCCTGGTCTGGCTGGGCCCGGCGATCGGGCCAGCCTGTTTCGAGGTGGGCGAGGAAGTGCGGCAGGCGTTCCTGGCTGTCAGTGGAGAAGCCGATGCGGCTTTCTTGCCGAATATCAATGCTTCAGGTAAATATTTCGCCGATATTTGCCATTTGGCACGACTGGTATTACACCGCCAGGGCATCGATAACATCTCCGGCGGCGGTTTTTGCACGGTAACCGATGCGGCGCGGTTTTATTCTTATCGGCGCGACCGCACCAGCGGACGCATGGCTTCGCTGATCTGGCTAGAAAGCTAG
- a CDS encoding RluA family pseudouridine synthase, whose translation MGFTVRLPAVPEVTEILQDDDLDDDIRDEGGDAGEAIAPVAPIALRLGDEAGGERLDKALSKLLPQYSRSRLQQWIEAGHVLLDGQPARAKMTVLGDETVLVHPQPAAEEQAYKPEAMDLRIVHEDDAILVLDKPAGLVVHPAAGNWSGTLLNGLLHHLPALAGVPRAGIVHRLDKETSGLMVVAKTLEAHTDLVRQLQARTVKREYLALVWGTPVLRGRIESAIGRHKRDRLKMAVSESPSAKPALTHFERLTTGAIDGRAVSLMQCQLETGRTHQIRVHMQSLGFALVGDPLYGKAHLAPVFPRQALQACRLGLIHPQTGAACEWSVPLAADFAALLERAGIPAPA comes from the coding sequence ATGGGATTTACCGTGAGATTACCCGCAGTGCCGGAAGTGACCGAAATTTTGCAGGATGACGATCTTGATGATGATATACGAGACGAGGGCGGAGACGCGGGCGAGGCGATTGCCCCGGTCGCGCCGATCGCCTTGCGTCTGGGCGATGAGGCCGGCGGCGAGCGCCTGGACAAGGCCTTGTCGAAATTACTGCCGCAATATTCGCGCAGTCGCCTGCAGCAATGGATAGAAGCCGGCCATGTTCTCCTGGACGGCCAGCCCGCCCGGGCGAAAATGACGGTGCTGGGCGATGAAACCGTGCTGGTCCATCCGCAGCCGGCCGCCGAAGAGCAGGCCTACAAGCCGGAAGCGATGGATTTGCGCATCGTGCATGAGGATGACGCCATCCTGGTGCTGGACAAGCCGGCCGGGCTGGTGGTGCATCCGGCCGCCGGCAACTGGTCGGGCACCCTGTTGAATGGCCTGCTGCACCACTTGCCGGCGCTGGCCGGGGTGCCGCGTGCCGGCATCGTGCATCGCCTCGACAAGGAGACCAGCGGCCTGATGGTGGTCGCCAAGACCCTCGAGGCGCATACCGACCTGGTGCGCCAGCTGCAGGCCCGCACTGTCAAGCGCGAATACCTGGCGCTGGTGTGGGGCACGCCGGTGCTGCGCGGCAGGATCGAGTCGGCCATCGGCCGCCACAAGCGCGACCGCCTGAAAATGGCGGTCAGCGAGAGCCCCAGCGCCAAGCCCGCGTTGACCCATTTCGAGCGCCTGACCACCGGCGCCATCGACGGCCGCGCCGTCAGCCTGATGCAATGCCAGCTGGAGACGGGGCGTACCCACCAGATCCGCGTGCACATGCAATCGCTCGGTTTTGCGCTGGTGGGCGATCCGCTGTATGGCAAGGCCCATCTGGCGCCGGTATTCCCGCGCCAGGCCCTGCAGGCATGCCGGCTGGGCCTGATCCACCCGCAGACTGGCGCGGCGTGCGAGTGGAGCGTGCCGCTGGCCGCCGATTTCGCCGCCTTGCTCGAGCGCGCCGGAATCCCGGCGCCGGCATGA
- a CDS encoding outer membrane protein assembly factor BamD translates to MQRKILNAATLILALLVSACSMLPDQIDETKDWSASRLYSEAQSEMTTGNYDRAVKNLEKLESRYPFGTYAQQAQMDVAYAYYRQGEQAQALAAVERFIKLHPNHANVDYMYYLRGLINFNDKLSLFNFLSRQDPTERDPKAARDAFDSFKQLVDRFPDSKYAPDARDRMRYLVNAMAAYEVHVANYYYRRGAYLAAANRAQITVRQYPDAPPAEEALFIMARSYDALGLDALRDDAERVLKLNYPNSEFSRGGKVKQRAWWHLF, encoded by the coding sequence ATGCAAAGAAAAATCTTGAATGCGGCAACCCTGATCCTGGCGCTGCTGGTATCAGCTTGCAGCATGTTGCCGGATCAGATCGACGAAACCAAGGACTGGTCGGCCAGCCGATTATACTCGGAGGCGCAATCCGAAATGACCACCGGGAATTACGACAGGGCAGTCAAGAACCTGGAAAAGCTGGAGTCGCGTTATCCTTTTGGCACGTATGCGCAACAGGCGCAGATGGACGTTGCCTATGCCTATTACCGTCAGGGCGAACAGGCGCAGGCGCTGGCGGCGGTGGAACGCTTCATCAAATTGCACCCGAACCATGCCAACGTCGATTACATGTATTACCTGCGCGGCCTGATCAATTTTAACGACAAGCTCAGCCTGTTCAATTTCCTGTCACGCCAGGATCCGACCGAGCGCGATCCAAAGGCGGCGCGCGATGCCTTCGATTCGTTCAAGCAATTAGTCGACCGTTTCCCGGACAGCAAATACGCTCCGGACGCGCGTGACCGCATGCGCTACCTGGTAAACGCCATGGCAGCCTATGAAGTGCATGTGGCCAATTACTACTATCGCCGGGGCGCCTACCTGGCCGCCGCCAACCGCGCGCAGATCACGGTGCGCCAATATCCCGACGCCCCGCCGGCCGAGGAAGCGCTGTTCATCATGGCGCGCTCCTACGATGCGCTGGGCCTGGATGCGCTGCGCGACGATGCCGAGCGCGTGCTGAAACTGAATTATCCGAACAGCGAGTTTTCCCGCGGCGGCAAGGTCAAGCAGCGTGCGTGGTGGCACCTGTTTTAA
- the yaaA gene encoding peroxide stress protein YaaA — translation MLIVLSPAKSLDFESPVVTESHTLPEFIPEAARLIERLRELSPPQIGSLMKISDPLAALNHGRYAAWSPKFTRKNARQAVLAFNGDVYEGLDAATLAPPALDYAQAHIRILSGLYGVLRPLDLMQPYRLEMGTRLVTAAGKDLYAFWGERVSVRLNAVMAERKSEALVNLASEEYFKAVKPKLLAAPVIAPVFEDWKGGRYKIISFYAKRARGLMARFAAQNGITRPRDLQAFDSEGYRFDVSVSSEHSWVFRRRQQD, via the coding sequence ATGCTGATTGTTCTGTCGCCCGCCAAGTCCCTCGACTTCGAATCTCCCGTCGTCACCGAGTCCCATACACTGCCGGAATTCATCCCCGAAGCGGCCAGGCTGATCGAGCGCCTGCGCGAACTGTCGCCGCCCCAAATCGGCAGCCTGATGAAAATCTCCGATCCGCTGGCGGCGCTCAACCATGGGCGCTATGCTGCCTGGTCGCCGAAGTTTACGCGCAAGAACGCCCGGCAGGCGGTGCTGGCCTTCAACGGCGACGTCTACGAAGGCCTGGATGCGGCAACCCTGGCGCCACCGGCGCTGGATTATGCGCAGGCGCACATCCGTATTCTATCCGGCTTGTATGGGGTGCTGCGCCCGCTCGACCTGATGCAGCCGTATCGCCTGGAAATGGGCACCAGACTGGTCACTGCGGCCGGCAAGGATCTCTACGCCTTCTGGGGCGAGCGCGTCAGCGTCCGGCTGAATGCCGTGATGGCCGAGCGCAAATCCGAGGCGCTGGTCAATCTGGCCTCGGAGGAGTATTTCAAGGCGGTCAAGCCGAAGCTGCTGGCAGCGCCGGTGATTGCGCCGGTGTTCGAGGACTGGAAGGGCGGCAGGTACAAGATCATTTCCTTCTATGCCAAGCGGGCGCGCGGCCTGATGGCGCGCTTTGCGGCGCAAAACGGCATTACCCGGCCGCGCGATCTGCAAGCCTTCGACAGCGAAGGCTACCGTTTCGACGTCAGTGTCTCGAGCGAGCATAGCTGGGTATTCCGTCGCCGCCAGCAAGACTGA
- a CDS encoding putative toxin-antitoxin system toxin component, PIN family has translation MIPNRVILDTNVCLDLFVFHDPRWQNLLAALRDGRVHAVTRADCRREWQIVLGYEHLRLDEAARARCEASFDALIGLLPEQELTPLTDIRLPLCRDTDDQKFLELARDARADVLITKDKALLKLARKNAKSGLFRIIAPEAWALAA, from the coding sequence ATGATACCGAATCGCGTCATCCTCGATACCAACGTCTGCCTCGATTTATTCGTATTCCACGACCCGCGCTGGCAGAATCTGCTGGCTGCGCTGCGGGATGGCCGTGTGCACGCGGTCACGCGCGCCGATTGCCGGCGCGAATGGCAGATCGTCCTGGGCTACGAGCACCTGCGCCTGGACGAGGCCGCCCGGGCACGCTGCGAGGCATCCTTCGATGCCCTGATCGGCCTCTTGCCGGAGCAGGAACTGACGCCGTTGACGGACATCCGCCTGCCGCTTTGCCGCGATACGGATGACCAGAAATTCCTCGAACTGGCACGCGACGCCCGGGCCGATGTCCTGATCACCAAGGACAAGGCCTTGCTCAAGCTGGCCAGAAAAAACGCCAAGTCGGGCCTGTTC